Genomic window (Paenibacillus sp. 37):
CCTGGGAAGAGGTCTCTTCGACACTCAAAAAGATTCCGGGTTATAAAGTGCTGCATGAAGTGCCTTCTGTTGGAGAAGTTATTCTGGAGAAGCGGACTACCTTTGGACGGACGATGGATATTACAGTTTCCATTATCTCGGTAAGTCCTGTTCGCAGTGCGGTGGATATGTATTCAGCTTCTCGTGGTTCACTTGGAGACTTGGGTTCCAATTATCGCACGATTATGAACTTATTCTCTGTACTGGATAAAAAGCTAAGCAAGTATAAAGCAAATGATTGAAATAGATGATAAATAACAAAAGCGAGTGAAGGTTAACCTTCCTCGCTTTTGTTCTGAACGTATGATAACTTCTACAGCAAAGCTTTTACAGCAGCAATTGCTTGTTCGAAGTTAGGGGAGTCTGTCATTTCAGGCAAATACTCCACATATGTAATCCGGTCTTGGGCATCCAAAACAAAAATGGAGCGCATGTCGAGTTGGAATTCTTTGATCAGAACGCCGTAGTCTTCACCGAAAGAACGTGTTTTGTAGTCTGACAATGTAACTACGCGGTCAACACCAGCTGCTCCACACCAACGGGCTTGAGCGAACGGAAGGTCAACGCTTACTGTCAAGACAACAACATTGTCTCCGAGATCTCCAGCTTCCACGTTGAAACGACGAGTTTGCGCATCGCATACGCCAGTATCCAGGGAAGGAACAACGCTGATTAATTTGATTTTGCCTGCGAAGTCTTTCAGGGAAGCATCCTCAACCAGGTTCTTGCTCAGTGTAAAATCAGGTGCTTGATCGCCCACTTTCAGTTCGGGTCCGATCAATGTAATAGGGTTGCCTTTAAATGTGGCTGCGCCTGTACGTTCTTGTGTCATAATAATGTTCCTCCTTATAAATTGGTGATCCGTGCCAAAATCCATTATAATCTTTTATGAAAGGCATTGTCCAATTCGGACATGTACCATTACGATGGATCAGAGATGTAAGTCCGATCTGAACAGGGTGGAGTGAAAGAAGAAATTTATGATATTTATTCGCTATGAGAACTGGAAAGGTTATTTGAAGTATTTCCCTTTGACGTCGCTTTTTTTAATTGCCAATGTAGTCATGTTTATTGTGTTAACGGTGAACGGTGGATCAACAAACAATATGGTGCTGCTGAAATTCGGGGCACTTACGAATCATGAACTGTTCGCGCATGAATGGTGGCGTTACATTACATCCATGTTCCTGCATGCGGGCTTCAGTCATTTATTGTTTAACAGCTTTGCGTTAATCGTATTTGCACCACCAATGGAGCGGTTGCTCGGGTCGGTAAGGTATGGTGTATTGTACCTGGGTGGCGGTGTATTGGGTAATATTCTTGCTGTTGCGTGGTACAACTCGGTTGGGAGTATTACCATATCGGTAGGGGCTTCAGGAGCGATCTATGCCGTCTATGGTGCATTCCTGTATGTAGCGCTGTTTCAGCGAACGATGATGGACGAGGCTTCGCGCAAAACGATGTACACGTTGCTTTTGTTCGGGATCATATTCTCTTTCGCCATGTCAGGCATCAACTGGATGGCTCACCTTGGCGGATTGTTGGGTGGATTCTTTATTTACGGACTGTTGATCAGATTGTGGAAACCCCGCAGCTTAAAGAGGTAGTCAGAACGTTCTCAAGATGGAATGCAATCCAGGATAAGTAGGGTATAACAGATTGGAGCGATCAGGACGAGTGGAATTAAGACAGTTGCATTACTTTTTGAAAGTGGCACAGAAGGAACATGTAACACAGGCTGCTGAAGAGTTGCATGTGGCACAGTCGGCGGTGAGTCGTCAGATTCATCAGCTGGAAGAAGAGCTGGGCGTGGACCTTTTTATGCAAAAGGGGCGGAACCTGCAGTTGACTGCAGTGGGACAGCTTTTTTGCAAACGAATTGAAGGTATATTAAAAGATTTGGACAAGGCAGTCGGGGAAGTTCATGAGTTTCTTGATCCGGAGCATGGGGAGATTCGAATTGGATTCCCTCATAGCCTGGGGATTCATCTCATTCCTTCCGTTGTGGCTGCTTTCCGTCAGCGTTACCCTAACGTGAAATTCAGATTCAAGCAGGGGATGTTCCCTACACTGATTCGTGATGTGTTATCTGGAGAAGTAGACTTGGCATTTATTTCTCCTTTTCCAGAGAAGCATGATCAAGTAGATGGTGATATTGTACTCACAGAAGAATTGCATGCGATCCTTCCTCCCAATCACCCGTTAGCTGGTGAAGAGACCATTGCGCTTGAACAACTCAAGGATGATAAATTTGTATTGTTTAGCAAAGGTTATTCTCTTCGTCCTATTGTGTGGCATGCCTGTCTGGAAGCTGGTTTTACACCCAAGATCGCTTTTGAAGGGGAAGAGACCGACACCATCCGCGGATTGGTTGCTGCGGGCATGGGGGTCAGTCTGCTACCTGAGATGGCGCTATTCCAGACCAATCCTTTGCAACCGGCACATGTGGCCATCTCCCATCCCAAAGTAACACGGACCATCGGGTTAATTCACCGTGCGGATGACAAACTGCCGCTGGTTGCCCAGTCCTTTCGTTCATTTTTGCTTCATTATTTCGGTTTACAACAAAACAATACCCCATCCGATTGACGGTGGGGTATTGTTTTTGTTGTATTAGGTATCCAATTAATCGCGGCTGTTGAAGATTCCGATATAACGAATCAACTCAAGCAGTGAGATCAACGCTGCAGCAACGTAAGTCAAGGCTGCGGCATTCAGAACCTTTGCAACACCTTTTTCTTCTTCGTTACGGATGTACCCTTCGGATACCATAATCTCTCTAGCGCGATTACTTGCATTGAACTCAACCGGTAAAGTGATGAGTTGGAATGCTACAGTTACGGAGAAGAAGATGATACCGATACCTACAAGGTTCATGGCATTGAAGATGAATCCTGCAATCAACAGGAATGGAGCTAATCCGGATGCAAAGTTCACAATTGGGAAGATCCGGTGACGTAGTGCCAGCATCGGATAACTTTCTTTATGCTGAATGGCGTGGCCAACTTCATGACACGCTACCGAAACAGCTGAGATTGAGTTTTCATAATATACTGGTTCTGATAAACGTACAACCCGATTGATCGGATCATAGTGATCAGAGAGCGTACCGCGTACAGGTTCAATTGGAACATCGTGCAGGCCGTTAGCATCAAGCATCTGGCGAGCGGCATCGTAACCAGTCATTCCGTTCTGGTTCGGTACCTCCGACCAACGTCTAAACGTACCTTTAACGCGAAATTGCGCCCATAAAGAGAGCAAAAAGGCGATAATGATCAATACGAACATACCGTTATTAAAACTCATATTCATTCCTCCGCTTTCTAAGAATAAGCTACATCATGGTGTTCTCAAGCAAGATTTTTAGTGCCTCCATTGTACCGGCACTTTTGGTGAGGAGTCCTGCCATCATTTTACGTGCTTGTACAGGTTTCATCTCTCCAAGTAGCGGTTTGAGTTCGTTAACCTCTCGCTCAAGTTGTTGTACATGAAGCTCCAGTGTTGTCAATTTGCTGGCAACTTGTTCTTCTGTACTAACCAGACGCCACTTTTCAAGAGATTGCTTAATCTCGTCGAGACTATACTTCTCTTGTTTCATCTGTACAATACGTTCAAGCCTCGTTAAAGTTTCATTACTATAGAGACGATAATTTTTTTGTGTACGTTCTTCGGGAGCGATTAGTCCAAGCTTCGTGTAATAATCAATCGTCCGTTCACTAACACCAGCGGTCTTGGCAAGTTCGCCAATCCGAAAAAGTTTCATATCCCCAATGATATTCACCTCGCTTGCAAGTTCAAATGTAGGGAATTGTAGTTTCCACTTGTGAATTTCTAGACTACGCCCAATTTTCTTACTAATAAGTATGATACATGATCTTTAACCGTACAGTCAAACGTTATGCTTTGGCAATCAGCATACTGCATTTCTATATCTATGTACTCATAGAATGTGATTATGTACTTAAGTGCAAGAAAAAGACGTATGACTTTATTCCCAGAAATATTTTTCAGTTTTGATGAAAATACTCTTGTCAACTTTCCTCTCTTCTGCTTATAATGACATTAAGAGTTTCACGTTATGTGAAGAAACTTAACATAAGAGGGAGTGGGGTATATGAGAAAGAAATGGTTGGTTTCCGTGTTAGTAATGCTTACTTTGTTCGCTTTTCCGGTCAGCGCATTTGCGGCTGCGGAGGGTCCGACTAACATTGAACTTCAAAGTGGTTTGAACTCAGCCTTTACGTTTTTGGCTGTTGTACTCGTGTTCTTGATGCAAGGGGGATTTGCTTTACTCGAAGCGGGTTCAACACGAATGAAGAATGCAGGACACATTGCGGGTAAGACCATCCTGACACTGGGAATTTCAGTTATTGCCTTCTGGGCTTTGGGTTTTGGTCTTGGTTTCGGTAATGGTAACAGCTTCTTTGGAACAACAGGATTCTTCCTGAGTGGTGACAAGATGGCTGCTTCCTTCGAATCACTGGCTTTCTCCGATGTTCCACTGACTATTAAATTCGTATTTCACCTCGCCTTTGCGGCGGTATCTCTGGCCATTGCCTGCGGTGGTATGGCTGAACGTGCAAAGATGAGCGTATATATTGTTTTCGGTACTCTTTATACCATTATCATGTATCCGGTTGTTGCTCACTGGGTATGGGGCGGCGGCTGGTTGGCTGAGCTGGGTATGCAAGACTTTGCAGGATCGACGGTTGTTCACTTGACTGGTGCGACTGCAGCATTGGTAGCTACCATCTTGTTGAAACCACGTATTGGTAAATATAACAAAGACGGAAAACCTAACATCATTCCAGGTCACAACCAAGTGTATTCCGTACTCGGGGTTATTATCCTCTGGATCGGTTGGTTCGGATTCAACCCAGGTAGTACATTATCTGCCATGGGGGATGGGTTCTTCGGTTATGTTGCATTAACTACTAACGTAGCTGCTGCAGCTGGTGGTGTTGCTGCGCTGTTGATCTCATGGGCAGTACTTGGTAAGTCTGATATTCCTAGCATGTTAAACGGTGTGCTTGCGGCACTCGTTGCGATTACAGGAGCATGTGCATTCGTTGAACCTTGGGCAGCGCTGGTTATCGGTGCTCTGGCGGGTATCATCACATTCTTCACAGCACAGTAC
Coding sequences:
- a CDS encoding ammonium transporter, encoding MRKKWLVSVLVMLTLFAFPVSAFAAAEGPTNIELQSGLNSAFTFLAVVLVFLMQGGFALLEAGSTRMKNAGHIAGKTILTLGISVIAFWALGFGLGFGNGNSFFGTTGFFLSGDKMAASFESLAFSDVPLTIKFVFHLAFAAVSLAIACGGMAERAKMSVYIVFGTLYTIIMYPVVAHWVWGGGWLAELGMQDFAGSTVVHLTGATAALVATILLKPRIGKYNKDGKPNIIPGHNQVYSVLGVIILWIGWFGFNPGSTLSAMGDGFFGYVALTTNVAAAAGGVAALLISWAVLGKSDIPSMLNGVLAALVAITGACAFVEPWAALVIGALAGIITFFTAQYFDRKGIDDPIYAFSVHGIAGMWGAISTGLFATPELAENAGVGQAGLFYGGGFHQLGVQLLGLAGAFAFVLVMSFIILGGMKAIMGIRVTEEEETMGLDISEHGTYGYPEQMKNVDSKSNGGTFSS
- a CDS encoding zinc metallopeptidase; this encodes MSFNNGMFVLIIIAFLLSLWAQFRVKGTFRRWSEVPNQNGMTGYDAARQMLDANGLHDVPIEPVRGTLSDHYDPINRVVRLSEPVYYENSISAVSVACHEVGHAIQHKESYPMLALRHRIFPIVNFASGLAPFLLIAGFIFNAMNLVGIGIIFFSVTVAFQLITLPVEFNASNRAREIMVSEGYIRNEEEKGVAKVLNAAALTYVAAALISLLELIRYIGIFNSRD
- the tpx gene encoding thiol peroxidase, coding for MTQERTGAATFKGNPITLIGPELKVGDQAPDFTLSKNLVEDASLKDFAGKIKLISVVPSLDTGVCDAQTRRFNVEAGDLGDNVVVLTVSVDLPFAQARWCGAAGVDRVVTLSDYKTRSFGEDYGVLIKEFQLDMRSIFVLDAQDRITYVEYLPEMTDSPNFEQAIAAVKALL
- a CDS encoding DUF1499 domain-containing protein; amino-acid sequence: MTLKRTLVGIIRSMEGTSDRAKDPKLKTRYYNLSKDRAWEEVSSTLKKIPGYKVLHEVPSVGEVILEKRTTFGRTMDITVSIISVSPVRSAVDMYSASRGSLGDLGSNYRTIMNLFSVLDKKLSKYKAND
- a CDS encoding MerR family transcriptional regulator, producing MKLFRIGELAKTAGVSERTIDYYTKLGLIAPEERTQKNYRLYSNETLTRLERIVQMKQEKYSLDEIKQSLEKWRLVSTEEQVASKLTTLELHVQQLEREVNELKPLLGEMKPVQARKMMAGLLTKSAGTMEALKILLENTMM
- a CDS encoding LysR family transcriptional regulator; the protein is MELRQLHYFLKVAQKEHVTQAAEELHVAQSAVSRQIHQLEEELGVDLFMQKGRNLQLTAVGQLFCKRIEGILKDLDKAVGEVHEFLDPEHGEIRIGFPHSLGIHLIPSVVAAFRQRYPNVKFRFKQGMFPTLIRDVLSGEVDLAFISPFPEKHDQVDGDIVLTEELHAILPPNHPLAGEETIALEQLKDDKFVLFSKGYSLRPIVWHACLEAGFTPKIAFEGEETDTIRGLVAAGMGVSLLPEMALFQTNPLQPAHVAISHPKVTRTIGLIHRADDKLPLVAQSFRSFLLHYFGLQQNNTPSD
- a CDS encoding rhomboid family intramembrane serine protease, with amino-acid sequence MIFIRYENWKGYLKYFPLTSLFLIANVVMFIVLTVNGGSTNNMVLLKFGALTNHELFAHEWWRYITSMFLHAGFSHLLFNSFALIVFAPPMERLLGSVRYGVLYLGGGVLGNILAVAWYNSVGSITISVGASGAIYAVYGAFLYVALFQRTMMDEASRKTMYTLLLFGIIFSFAMSGINWMAHLGGLLGGFFIYGLLIRLWKPRSLKR